The Cetobacterium sp. 8H DNA window AAATATTTAGGTGAAAATTCAAATATAATATTAATAGATATTAATAAAAATCTTTCAGAAACACTGCAATCTGCAGCAACTACTTTAAGACAAGGTAAAAACATAGTTATATTCCCAGAGGGAACTAGAAGTAGAGATGGCGAAATGAGAGAGTTTAAAAAGTTTTATGCTATTTTAGCTAAAGAACTTAATGCGGATATTCAGCCATTTGGAATAAAAGGAGCATACGAATTGTTCCCAGCTCATAGAAAAATGCCTGAGAAAGGAAAAGTGAGAATAAAGTTTTTCCCTAAAGTGTCTACAGAAAAATTAAATGTTGAACAAATTGTAGCTACTAATTTTTCTGAAATAAAAGAGTGGGTTGAAAAGAAATAAATTGAAAAAGGTTGCCTTTAAACATTTGCTTAAAGGCAACCTTTTATTTAAAATGTTAGCATAGGCCCTAGAGGTTTTCCACCAAGTAGATGGAAATGTAAGTGAAATACTTCTTGTCCTCCATGAGTATTGCAATTTGTTATTATTCTATAACCATTTTCAGATATTCCTAAATCTCTAGCAATATCTTTTATAGCTAAATACATAGCTAAGATATATTCAGAGTCTTGAACGTCAATGTCATTCAAAGTAGGAATCTCTTTTTTAGGAACAACTAAGATATGAACAGGAGCCTGTGGATTTATATCTTTAAAAGCGATAACCTTATCATTTTCAAAAACAATCGACGCAGGAATCTCTCTATTTATAATCTTTGTAAATATAGTAGCCATAGTTTCACTCCTTATTAAAGTTCAATTGCTTCAATTCTAGTTGAATGTCTTCCACCCTCGAATTTAGTTCTTAAAAACTCA harbors:
- a CDS encoding histidine triad nucleotide-binding protein, with product MATIFTKIINREIPASIVFENDKVIAFKDINPQAPVHILVVPKKEIPTLNDIDVQDSEYILAMYLAIKDIARDLGISENGYRIITNCNTHGGQEVFHLHFHLLGGKPLGPMLTF